One Glycine soja cultivar W05 chromosome 2, ASM419377v2, whole genome shotgun sequence genomic region harbors:
- the LOC114384448 gene encoding extensin-like, with translation MGSLMAYATLTLVLAIIVTLSLPSQTSADKYDYSSPPPPEKPYKYKSPPPPPYKYPSPPPPPKKPYKYPSPPPPIYKYKSPPPPPPYKYPSPPPPPYKYPSPPPPVYKSPPPPYKYPSPPPPPYKYPSPPPPVYKYKSPPPPYKYPSPPPPPKKPYKYSSPPPPYHY, from the coding sequence ATGGGGTCCCTAATGGCCTATGCTACTCTTACTCTCGTATTGGCAATAATAGTCACTCTAAGCTTGCCATCTCAAACCTCAGCTGACAAGTACGACTATTCATCTCCTCCACCACCAGAGAAGCCCTACAAGTATaagtcaccaccaccaccaccctaCAAGTACCcttctcctccaccaccacctaaGAAGCCCTACAAATACCCATCTCCTCCACCTCCAATTTACAAGTAcaaatcaccaccaccaccaccaccctaTAAGTACCCATCTCCCCCACCACCACCATATAAGTATCCATCTCCTCCACCCCCAGTTTACAAGTCACCTCCTCCACCGTATAAGTACCCTTCTCCTCCACCTCCACCATACAAGTATCCATCTCCACCACCCCCAGTTTACAAGTACAAgtctccaccaccaccataCAAGTACCCTTCCCCTCCACCACCACCTAAGAAACCATACAAGTATTCATCTCCACCTCCCCCTTACCACTACTAA
- the LOC114384424 gene encoding receptor-like protein 43 isoform X3, with amino-acid sequence MESWIWWFLLCWHLLILYFSPSHSLCHPHDSFALLQFKNSFTIKTSYHNYYCHPGYSKTTTWENGTDCCSWPGVTCRHISGHVTELDLTCSGLTGKIHPNRGTQTNCCKLKE; translated from the exons ATGGAATCATGGATATGGTGGTTCCTTCTGTGCTGGCATTTGCTGATCCTTTACTTTTCACCCTCTCATTCCTTATGCCACCCCCATGACAGCTTTGCCTTGCTTCAGTTCAAGAACTCCTTCACTATTAAGACTAGTTATCACAATTATTATTGTCATCCTGGTTATTCAAAGACCACAACATGGGAAAATGGGACAGATTGTTGCTCTTGGCCTGGAGTCACCTGCCGCCATATCTCCGGTCACGTGACTGAGCTCGACCTCACCTGCAGTGGGCTTACCGGCAAAATCCATCCAAACA GAGGAACACAAACAAATTGTTGCAAACTGAAGGAGTGA
- the LOC114384424 gene encoding receptor-like protein Cf-9 homolog isoform X1 — translation MESWIWWFLLCWHLLILYFSPSHSLCHPHDSFALLQFKNSFTIKTSYHNYYCHPGYSKTTTWENGTDCCSWPGVTCRHISGHVTELDLTCSGLTGKIHPNSMLFHLSHLQSLNLAFNDFNQPQLSSLFVGFLSLTHLNLSGSNFEVGRRHLEKAAPKCNSFKGA, via the exons ATGGAATCATGGATATGGTGGTTCCTTCTGTGCTGGCATTTGCTGATCCTTTACTTTTCACCCTCTCATTCCTTATGCCACCCCCATGACAGCTTTGCCTTGCTTCAGTTCAAGAACTCCTTCACTATTAAGACTAGTTATCACAATTATTATTGTCATCCTGGTTATTCAAAGACCACAACATGGGAAAATGGGACAGATTGTTGCTCTTGGCCTGGAGTCACCTGCCGCCATATCTCCGGTCACGTGACTGAGCTCGACCTCACCTGCAGTGGGCTTACCGGCAAAATCCATCCAAACAGTATGCTTTTCCATCTTTCTCATCTTCAATCACTCAACCTTGCTTTCAATGATTTCAATCAACCTCAACTGTCATCTCTCTTTGTTGGGTTTCTGAGCCTCACACATCTCAACTTGTCTGGTTCTAACTTTGAAG TGGGAAGAAGACACTTGGAAAAGGCTGCTCCAAAATGCAACAGTTTTAAGGGAGCTTGA
- the LOC114384424 gene encoding receptor-like protein Cf-9 isoform X2, whose amino-acid sequence MESWIWWFLLCWHLLILYFSPSHSLCHPHDSFALLQFKNSFTIKTSYHNYYCHPGYSKTTTWENGTDCCSWPGVTCRHISGHVTELDLTCSGLTGKIHPNSMLFHLSHLQSLNLAFNDFNQPQLSSLFVGFLSLTHLNLSGSNFEGGTQTNCCKLKE is encoded by the exons ATGGAATCATGGATATGGTGGTTCCTTCTGTGCTGGCATTTGCTGATCCTTTACTTTTCACCCTCTCATTCCTTATGCCACCCCCATGACAGCTTTGCCTTGCTTCAGTTCAAGAACTCCTTCACTATTAAGACTAGTTATCACAATTATTATTGTCATCCTGGTTATTCAAAGACCACAACATGGGAAAATGGGACAGATTGTTGCTCTTGGCCTGGAGTCACCTGCCGCCATATCTCCGGTCACGTGACTGAGCTCGACCTCACCTGCAGTGGGCTTACCGGCAAAATCCATCCAAACAGTATGCTTTTCCATCTTTCTCATCTTCAATCACTCAACCTTGCTTTCAATGATTTCAATCAACCTCAACTGTCATCTCTCTTTGTTGGGTTTCTGAGCCTCACACATCTCAACTTGTCTGGTTCTAACTTTGAAG GAGGAACACAAACAAATTGTTGCAAACTGAAGGAGTGA
- the LOC114384413 gene encoding SKP1-interacting partner 15, with amino-acid sequence MEEEAGIYRLAEDSLRQIFCRLPLREIMICRSVSKFFLQLLSTPSFLQVLSSSHPPLQLLALRNRHHTPSHTSLPLFDPATKSWLHFPLDFLPFHSPLPVASSLGLLYLWAHNNSNSNSKSLICCNPLTRTFRVLPHLGSAWSRHGSVLVDSEDRVMVLTELAALYCHRNTSTWLKFSSNLPSKPRSSLLINDSAFALCDVGSPWRSQWKLFSCTIKSTTTSVVPVWSPLDRHEWGDVFDVLNRPRLVRGGHGNFILMVGGLKSSFALNAPCSTILVLRLDLDNLRWDEAARMPPEMFRAFRESTKFKVFGGAGDMVCFSAKRIGKLALWDRRASEGHEWRWIDNLPENGKGLYRGFVFEGRLNAVP; translated from the coding sequence ATGGAGGAAGAGGCAGGGATCTACCGTCTAGCGGAGGACAGCCTCCGGCAGATATTCTGCAGGCTGCCACTGAGGGAAATAATGATATGCCGCTCAGTGTCAAAATTCTTCCTGCAGCTGCTCTCAACACCTTCGTTCCTCCAGGTCCTCTCCAGCTCCCATCCACCCCTCCAGCTCCTGGCCCTCCGCAACCGCCACCACACCCCTTCTCACACCTCTCTCCCCCTCTTCGACCCCGCCACCAAATCATGGCTCCACTTCCCCCTCGACTTCCTCCCCTTCCACTCCCCTCTCCCCGTCGCCTCCTCCCTCGGCCTCCTCTACCTCTGGGCCCACAACAACTCCAACTCCAACTCCAAGTCCCTCATCTGTTGTAACCCTCTCACCCGCACTTTCCGCGTCCTCCCCCACCTCGGCTCCGCCTGGTCCCGCCACGGCTCTGTCCTCGTCGACTCCGAGGACCGCGTCATGGTCCTCACGGAGCTCGCCGCCCTCTACTGCCACCGCAACACCTCCACCTGGCTCAAATTCTCCTCCAACCTCCCCTCAAAACCCCGTTCATCTCTTCTCATCAACGACTCCGCCTTCGCCTTATGTGATGTCGGCTCCCCCTGGCGCAGCCAGTGGAAGCTCTTCTCTTGCACCATCAAATCCACAACTACTTCAGTCGTCCCTGTCTGGTCCCCCCTCGACCGCCACGAGTGGGGGGACGTCTTCGATGTCCTCAATCGGCCCCGCCTCGTCCGTGGCGGCCACGGCAATTTCATCCTCATGGTCGGCGGCCTCAAGTCCTCCTTCGCCCTCAACGCCCCCTGCTCCACCATCCTCGTCCTCCGCCTCGACCTCGACAACCTCCGCTGGGACGAGGCCGCCCGCATGCCTCCTGAAATGTTCCGCGCCTTCCGTGAGTCGACCAAGTTCAAGGTCTTCGGCGGCGCCGGCGACATGGTCTGCTTCTCCGCCAAGAGGATCGGGAAATTGGCGCTCTGGGACCGCCGTGCCTCCGAGGGGCACGAGTGGAGGTGGATCGATAACCTCCCCGAGAACGGCAAAGGCCTCTACCGCGGGTTTGTGTTCGAAGGGAGGCTCAATGCTGTCCCCTGA